A window from Podospora bellae-mahoneyi strain CBS 112042 chromosome 1 map unlocalized CBS112042p_1, whole genome shotgun sequence encodes these proteins:
- the RPL10A_1 gene encoding 60S ribosomal protein L10A (EggNog:ENOG503NUHC; COG:J), with product MPVQPKSKITVAGTRAQVQALLAHSLSPDNKRNFLETVELQFGLTNYDPARDKRFSGSVKLPSPTSTTSVYDAFVCSDTKVREISRVLGPGLSKADKFPTTVSHSEDLAEKIINVKSTIRFRLRKNLCIAMAIGNVDMTTEQLVANIMITINDLVSCLKKGWSNVNSTVIKSTMSRPHYLL from the exons ATGCCCGTCCAGCCCAAGTCCAAGATCACCGTCGCCGGTACTCGCGCCCAGGTCcaagccctcctcgcccactccctctcccctgaCAACAAGCGCAACTTCCTCGAGACGGTCGAGTTGCAATTCGGCCTCACCAACTACGACCCCGCCCGCGACAAGCGCTTCTCCGGCTCTGTCAAGCTTCCCTCGCCGACCAGCACGACCTCGGTC TACGATGCGTTTGTCTGCTCGGATACCAAGGTTCGGGAGATCTCCAGGGTTTTGGGACCGGGCTTGTCAAAGG CCGACAAGTTCCCTACAACGGTTTCGCACAGCGAGGACCTCGCGGAGAAGATAATCAACGTCAAGTCCACCATCAGGTTCAGGCTGCGCAAGAACCTCTGCATTGCCATGGCCATTGGTAATGTGGACATGACCACGGAGCAGTTGGTCGCAAACATCATGATCACCATCAACGACCTGGTGTCATGCCTCAAGAAGGGATGGTCCAACGTCAACAGCACTGTCATCAAGTCGACCATGTCGCGTCCCCATTATCTTCTCTAA